A stretch of the Sorangium aterium genome encodes the following:
- a CDS encoding DUF979 domain-containing protein yields the protein MITLGVVYVVGGLFFAASAVLSAVDRENSRRWKNTLFWGLLAMSFLFGSRLGDLGNGVLVISLVLLAGVRGLGQGRPATTTPEERRASAERRGDLLFVPALIIPATALLGALVLKRVEIRGAHLLDPKQATLISLALGVVLALVVSVAWLRPPLLAPLQEGRRLLDIVGWAAILPQLLAALGVVFAAAGVGDVIGELAGSALPRGGRLAAVAAYTGGMALFTVIMGNAFAAFPVMTAAVGLPLIVRRLGGDPAIMSALGMLSGFCGTLMTPMAANFNIVPAALLGLPDRDGVIKVQLPTALLLLIGNTLLMYLLVFRR from the coding sequence ATGATCACGCTCGGTGTCGTCTACGTCGTGGGAGGGCTGTTCTTCGCGGCGTCGGCCGTCCTGAGCGCGGTCGACCGCGAGAACTCGAGGCGATGGAAGAACACCCTGTTCTGGGGTCTCCTGGCGATGAGCTTCCTCTTCGGCTCGCGCCTCGGGGATCTCGGCAACGGGGTGCTCGTGATCTCGCTCGTGCTCCTCGCGGGCGTCAGGGGCCTGGGCCAGGGGCGCCCCGCCACCACGACACCCGAGGAGCGGCGCGCCAGCGCCGAGCGGCGCGGCGACCTGCTCTTCGTCCCGGCGCTGATCATCCCGGCGACCGCCCTCCTGGGCGCGCTGGTCCTCAAGCGGGTCGAGATCCGCGGAGCGCACTTGCTCGACCCGAAGCAGGCGACGCTGATCTCGCTCGCCCTCGGCGTGGTGCTGGCGCTCGTGGTCTCCGTGGCGTGGTTGCGCCCGCCGCTGCTCGCGCCTCTGCAGGAAGGCCGGCGCCTGCTCGACATCGTGGGCTGGGCGGCGATCTTGCCCCAGCTGCTGGCCGCGCTCGGGGTCGTGTTCGCGGCCGCAGGCGTGGGGGACGTGATCGGCGAGCTGGCCGGGAGCGCGCTCCCGCGCGGCGGCCGCCTCGCCGCGGTGGCGGCCTATACCGGGGGCATGGCGCTGTTCACGGTGATCATGGGGAACGCCTTCGCGGCCTTTCCCGTCATGACCGCGGCCGTGGGGCTCCCCCTGATCGTGCGCCGGCTCGGCGGCGACCCGGCGATCATGAGCGCCCTCGGCATGCTGTCCGGCTTCTGCGGGACGCTGATGACCCCCATGGCCGCGAACTTCAACATCGTCCCAGCGGCCCTGCTCGGATTGCCCGATCGCGACGGCGTGATCAAGGTCCAGCTCCCCACCGCGCTGCTCCTGCTGATCGGGAACACGCTCCTCATGTACCTGCTCGTCTTCCGGCGCTGA
- a CDS encoding sigma-54-dependent Fis family transcriptional regulator: MRAADLDIRKLLDVDARGGVVRFAGERAVIVDAGALGRLREELVRLAGYAGARAVLTRFGVEHGARMAEAMVSRLAWDSDAELHGAGALLHTLQGFIRLAPGDTTPLASRGATLLSSYEAEQHLLHLGRADEPVCWMLAGIASGYMTRATGEAVYVIEDRCIGRGDDVCHFQGRTRAAWGSALDEHLPFFRESDLDPSLCQPAQPAPPRRATPGRALVAKASALPFAAPRGEPPTPLVAESPAMQRALDRARRVAPVDSTILLTGESGAGKERVARLIHGASARAAGPFVAVNCAAITETLLESELFGHARGSFTGATHDRAGLFEAARGGTLLLDEVGEAPPGVQAKLLRALQERQVRRVGENTSRPVDARILAATNRDLAADAAAGRFRRDLYYRLRVIEIRLPPLRERREDILPLARALLGAASRRLDRPVAGFTPEAEGALERHGWPGNVRELENAVEHAVALARGGAADLDDLPDDVRGAAPTGGEAGEAPAARTLEGVEQRAILAALERHGGNQARAAAELGIGASTLYRKLRKYARGAG; the protein is encoded by the coding sequence ATGCGCGCAGCCGATCTCGACATCCGGAAGCTGCTCGACGTCGACGCGCGCGGCGGCGTCGTCCGCTTCGCCGGGGAGCGAGCGGTCATCGTCGATGCCGGGGCGCTCGGGAGGCTGCGCGAGGAGCTCGTCCGGCTCGCGGGGTACGCGGGGGCGCGCGCCGTGCTCACGCGCTTCGGCGTCGAGCACGGCGCCCGGATGGCGGAGGCGATGGTGTCCCGGCTCGCCTGGGACAGCGACGCCGAGCTGCACGGCGCAGGAGCCCTGCTCCACACGCTGCAGGGCTTCATCCGGCTCGCACCCGGGGACACGACGCCCCTCGCCTCGCGCGGCGCCACGCTCCTCTCGTCGTACGAGGCAGAACAGCACCTCCTGCACCTCGGCCGCGCGGACGAGCCGGTGTGCTGGATGCTCGCCGGCATCGCGAGCGGCTACATGACCCGGGCGACGGGCGAGGCGGTCTACGTCATCGAGGATCGGTGCATCGGCCGGGGCGACGACGTCTGCCACTTCCAGGGCCGGACGCGCGCCGCGTGGGGCAGCGCGCTCGACGAGCACCTGCCGTTCTTCCGCGAGAGCGATCTCGACCCGTCGCTCTGCCAGCCCGCGCAGCCCGCGCCGCCCCGGAGGGCGACACCAGGACGCGCGCTCGTCGCGAAGGCGAGCGCCCTGCCCTTCGCCGCGCCGCGGGGCGAGCCGCCGACCCCGCTCGTCGCGGAGAGCCCGGCGATGCAGCGGGCGCTCGACCGCGCGCGGCGGGTCGCGCCGGTGGACTCGACGATCCTGCTCACGGGCGAGAGCGGCGCCGGGAAAGAGCGGGTGGCGCGGCTCATCCACGGCGCGTCGGCGCGCGCCGCGGGCCCGTTCGTCGCGGTCAACTGCGCGGCGATCACCGAGACGCTGCTGGAGAGCGAGCTCTTCGGGCATGCGCGCGGCTCGTTCACCGGCGCGACCCACGACCGCGCCGGGCTGTTCGAGGCGGCGCGCGGGGGCACGCTGCTGCTCGACGAGGTCGGCGAGGCCCCGCCCGGGGTGCAGGCGAAGCTCCTCCGCGCGCTCCAGGAGCGGCAGGTGCGCCGCGTCGGCGAGAACACGAGCCGCCCCGTCGACGCCCGGATCCTCGCGGCGACGAACCGCGATCTCGCGGCCGACGCCGCGGCGGGCCGCTTCCGGCGGGACCTCTACTACCGGCTGCGGGTCATCGAGATCCGCCTTCCGCCGCTCCGCGAGCGCCGCGAGGACATCCTGCCGCTCGCGCGGGCGCTGCTCGGGGCGGCGTCGCGGCGGCTCGATCGGCCTGTCGCGGGCTTCACGCCGGAGGCCGAAGGCGCGCTGGAGCGCCACGGATGGCCCGGCAACGTGCGCGAGCTGGAGAACGCCGTGGAGCACGCGGTCGCCCTGGCGCGGGGAGGCGCCGCCGATCTGGACGATCTGCCGGACGACGTCCGCGGCGCCGCGCCGACCGGCGGCGAGGCGGGCGAGGCGCCGGCCGCGCGGACGCTGGAGGGCGTCGAGCAGCGAGCGATCCTCGCGGCGCTCGAGAGGCACGGCGGCAACCAGGCCCGCGCCGCCGCGGAGCTCGGGATCGGCGCGTCGACGCTCTACAGGAAGCTCAGGAAGTACGCGCGCGGCGCGGGGTAG
- a CDS encoding DUF2891 domain-containing protein, whose product MTHVLTPEIASHFSAIALGHVTREYPNKLDHVMAGPEDVKGPRDLHPIFYGSFDWHSCVHGHWLLARIHRLFPGVPGAASVRGLLDAQLTGEKVAGELAYLQRLSSRGFERPYGWAWLLMLAAELARYETEEGRRWSAALAPLGDAFAGRLLEYLPRATYPVRAGAHTNSAFALVLAQEYAAVKGDERLSLRCVEAARTWYGRDADCQAWEPSQDDFLSPALVEAECMRRALPGPEFRAWFARFLPRAARGEPATLFEPATVSDRSDGKIAHLDGLNLSRAWCWRSLAAALPEGDAGRARALDAAERHLDASLPHVAGDYMGEHWLASFALLALGGGTD is encoded by the coding sequence ATGACGCACGTCCTGACACCCGAGATCGCCTCGCATTTCAGCGCCATCGCGCTCGGGCACGTGACGCGGGAGTATCCGAACAAGCTCGATCACGTCATGGCCGGCCCCGAGGACGTGAAGGGCCCGCGCGACCTTCACCCCATCTTCTACGGCAGCTTCGACTGGCACTCGTGCGTTCACGGCCACTGGCTCCTCGCGCGGATCCACCGCCTCTTCCCCGGCGTCCCCGGCGCCGCGTCGGTCCGCGGGCTGCTCGACGCGCAGCTCACGGGCGAGAAGGTCGCCGGTGAGCTGGCCTATCTGCAGCGACTGTCGAGCCGCGGCTTCGAGAGGCCTTATGGGTGGGCGTGGCTCTTGATGCTGGCGGCCGAGCTCGCGCGGTACGAGACCGAGGAGGGGCGGCGCTGGTCGGCCGCGCTGGCCCCGCTCGGCGACGCGTTCGCCGGGCGGCTCCTCGAGTACCTGCCCAGGGCCACGTATCCGGTCCGCGCCGGCGCGCACACGAACAGCGCCTTCGCGCTGGTGCTCGCGCAGGAGTACGCCGCCGTGAAGGGTGATGAGCGGCTGTCGCTGCGCTGCGTCGAGGCCGCGCGGACCTGGTACGGACGGGACGCGGACTGCCAGGCGTGGGAGCCCTCGCAGGACGATTTCCTCTCGCCCGCCCTCGTGGAGGCCGAGTGCATGCGCCGGGCCCTGCCCGGACCGGAGTTCCGCGCCTGGTTCGCGCGGTTCCTGCCGCGGGCGGCGCGGGGCGAGCCCGCGACCCTGTTCGAGCCCGCGACGGTCAGCGATCGCAGCGACGGCAAGATCGCCCACCTCGACGGGCTCAACCTGAGCCGCGCCTGGTGCTGGCGCTCGCTCGCCGCGGCGCTTCCCGAAGGGGACGCGGGCCGCGCCCGCGCCCTCGACGCGGCGGAGCGGCACCTCGATGCCAGCCTGCCGCACGTCGCCGGCGATTACATGGGCGAGCACTGGCTGGCGAGCTTCGCCCTCCTCGCTCTGGGCGGCGGCACGGATTGA
- a CDS encoding FHA domain-containing protein, translating into MGALEELEAGRRRALGPRCVIGRHASCDLRFDDARISAEHALLRWLDGRWELRDLGSRNGTLVGDHRLVAGERVTLDRGSVVTLGGTRLGFVLVDASCPRASARHTESGEIRAADDGMLVLPSEARSVVTIYEDAAGRWMAEREHATEPVADSDVLVVDGEAWLLELPSGMSATVENAAGIALDVVELRFAVSRDEEHVEVTLAIGDRAIPVAPRSYHYLLLTLARIWLKDELSPPGDRGWVDRKTLCRMLATDELKLNVDICRARKQFSALGIYGAAAIIARRPGTSQLRIGIDRIAVTST; encoded by the coding sequence ATGGGCGCTCTCGAGGAGCTCGAGGCTGGGAGGCGGCGCGCGCTCGGCCCGCGCTGCGTGATCGGCCGTCACGCCTCCTGCGATCTCCGGTTCGACGACGCCCGGATCTCGGCCGAGCACGCGCTCCTGCGCTGGCTCGATGGCCGCTGGGAGCTGCGCGATCTCGGCAGCCGCAATGGCACGCTCGTGGGCGATCACCGGCTCGTCGCGGGCGAGCGCGTCACGCTCGATCGAGGATCGGTGGTGACCTTGGGCGGCACCCGACTCGGGTTCGTGCTCGTTGACGCGTCCTGCCCGCGGGCGAGCGCGCGTCACACGGAGAGCGGGGAGATCCGCGCGGCCGACGACGGAATGCTCGTGCTGCCCAGCGAGGCTCGGTCCGTCGTGACCATCTACGAGGACGCCGCCGGCCGCTGGATGGCCGAGCGCGAGCACGCGACCGAGCCCGTGGCGGACAGCGATGTCCTCGTGGTGGACGGCGAGGCCTGGCTGCTGGAACTCCCCTCGGGCATGAGCGCGACGGTCGAGAACGCCGCCGGCATCGCGCTGGACGTCGTGGAGCTGCGCTTCGCGGTGAGCCGCGACGAGGAGCACGTGGAGGTGACGCTCGCTATCGGCGATCGCGCGATCCCGGTCGCGCCGAGGAGCTACCACTACCTCTTGCTCACGCTGGCGCGCATCTGGCTGAAGGACGAGCTCTCGCCTCCTGGCGATCGCGGCTGGGTGGACCGCAAGACGCTCTGCCGCATGCTGGCGACCGACGAGCTGAAGCTCAACGTGGATATCTGCCGCGCGCGCAAGCAGTTCAGCGCCCTTGGCATCTATGGCGCCGCCGCGATCATCGCCCGCCGGCCGGGGACCAGCCAGCTCCGCATCGGGATCGACCGGATCGCGGTGACATCCACCTGA
- a CDS encoding bifunctional serine/threonine-protein kinase/formylglycine-generating enzyme family protein, which translates to MGLIASGASGEVRRVRDLHLRRVLAMKLLHFEHVDSPRRRTRFLAEAEITAGLQHPGIVAVHDRGELADGRLWFTMKEVRGRTFGAVIDEIHAAKGAGGFREAPSGWTFRRALDALVRIAQAVAYAHREGIVHRDLKPANLMVGELGEVLVMDWGLARRSAESTESAAGAAERLEGEPERTHDGDVLGTPAYMPPEQALGQLHLHGPESDVYALGAILYHLLTGRPPYRASGLHAFRQVAAAPPAPIAEAARGGPQLPADLVAICERAMQRAIEARYPDAGAMAADLVAFLDGARRREQALAIVARTRAEEPAIVDLRARAESLREEAIARLTSVQAFEPVERKRPIWALEDEAACLGREAALRETEWLTGMHGALSLDPELPEAHAALADHYRARLIEAERGHQGEEAARFEALLRAHDRGRHAAFLRAEGALTLLTDPAGARATLYRYVERDRRLVPEEVGELGPTPLFQVRLPRGSYLLILRAKGRAEVRYPVLIERDEHWDGAPPGERAPWPIRLPALGEIGADEAYVPAGYAWIGGDPEATDSLPRRRIWVDAFAIGRSPVTNREYLAFLNDLVAQGRAERAVASCPRSLGVSGEAEERRAFAQDASGAFLLAGDEMDARWEADWPVALLDWHDATAYARWLAEATGRAYRLPGELEREKAARGADGRLYPWGNGGEATFACVLESHARRPSRLPVSAHPCDESPYGALGLAGNVRDYCLEEWRRQGPEVAGDRLVIAPAAAESPAFRSVRGGAWISPITLARAAGRFGNRASDRRATIGFRVARPLR; encoded by the coding sequence ATGGGGCTCATCGCATCCGGCGCCTCAGGCGAGGTGCGGCGCGTGCGGGACCTGCACCTCCGCCGCGTGCTCGCCATGAAGCTCCTGCATTTCGAGCACGTCGACAGCCCCCGTAGGCGCACGCGCTTCCTCGCCGAGGCGGAGATCACGGCGGGGCTGCAGCACCCCGGTATCGTGGCGGTGCACGATCGAGGCGAGCTCGCGGATGGACGCCTCTGGTTCACGATGAAGGAGGTCCGTGGCCGGACCTTCGGGGCCGTCATCGACGAGATCCACGCCGCGAAGGGGGCGGGCGGGTTCCGGGAGGCGCCGTCGGGGTGGACGTTCCGCCGCGCGCTCGACGCGCTGGTCCGCATCGCGCAGGCCGTGGCGTACGCGCACCGCGAGGGCATCGTGCACCGCGACCTGAAGCCGGCGAACCTCATGGTCGGCGAGCTCGGCGAGGTCCTCGTGATGGATTGGGGCCTCGCGCGGCGGAGCGCGGAGAGCACGGAGAGCGCGGCGGGCGCGGCAGAGCGGCTCGAAGGAGAGCCGGAGCGGACCCACGACGGCGACGTGCTGGGCACGCCCGCGTACATGCCGCCGGAGCAGGCGCTGGGGCAGCTGCACCTGCACGGACCGGAGAGTGACGTCTACGCGCTCGGGGCCATCCTGTATCACCTGCTCACGGGGAGGCCGCCCTACCGGGCGTCGGGTCTGCACGCCTTCCGGCAGGTGGCCGCGGCGCCCCCCGCGCCCATCGCCGAGGCAGCGCGCGGCGGGCCGCAGCTCCCGGCCGATCTCGTGGCCATCTGCGAGCGCGCGATGCAGCGCGCGATCGAGGCGCGGTACCCGGACGCGGGGGCCATGGCCGCGGATCTCGTCGCCTTCCTCGACGGGGCGCGCCGGCGGGAGCAGGCGCTCGCGATCGTGGCGAGGACGCGCGCGGAGGAGCCCGCCATCGTGGATCTCCGGGCCCGCGCGGAGAGCCTCAGGGAGGAGGCGATCGCGCGGCTGACCTCCGTACAGGCCTTTGAGCCGGTGGAGAGGAAGCGGCCCATCTGGGCGCTGGAGGACGAGGCGGCGTGCCTCGGCCGCGAGGCGGCGCTGCGCGAGACCGAGTGGCTCACCGGAATGCACGGGGCGCTCAGTCTGGATCCGGAGCTACCGGAGGCGCACGCGGCGCTCGCCGACCATTACCGGGCGCGCCTGATCGAGGCCGAGCGCGGTCACCAGGGCGAGGAGGCGGCGCGCTTCGAGGCGCTGCTCCGGGCCCACGACCGCGGGCGGCACGCGGCCTTCCTGCGGGCCGAGGGGGCGCTCACGCTGCTGACCGATCCGGCGGGGGCGCGCGCGACGCTGTACCGCTATGTCGAGCGCGATCGGCGGCTCGTGCCGGAAGAGGTGGGCGAGCTCGGCCCGACGCCGCTCTTTCAGGTGAGGCTCCCGCGAGGCAGCTACCTCTTGATCCTCCGCGCCAAGGGGCGGGCGGAGGTGCGTTATCCCGTGCTGATCGAGCGAGACGAGCACTGGGATGGCGCGCCGCCCGGAGAGCGGGCGCCATGGCCGATCCGGCTGCCGGCGCTCGGCGAGATCGGCGCCGACGAGGCGTACGTGCCCGCGGGGTACGCGTGGATCGGCGGCGATCCCGAGGCCACGGACAGCCTGCCGCGCCGGCGGATCTGGGTCGACGCCTTCGCGATCGGGCGCTCTCCGGTGACGAACCGGGAGTACCTCGCGTTCCTCAACGATCTCGTGGCCCAGGGCCGCGCGGAGCGCGCGGTCGCGTCCTGCCCGCGCTCGCTCGGGGTCTCGGGCGAAGCGGAAGAGCGGCGCGCGTTCGCTCAGGACGCCTCGGGTGCGTTCCTCCTCGCCGGAGACGAGATGGACGCGCGGTGGGAGGCGGATTGGCCGGTGGCGCTGCTCGACTGGCACGACGCCACGGCCTACGCGCGCTGGCTCGCGGAGGCGACGGGGCGAGCCTACCGCCTGCCCGGCGAGCTCGAGCGGGAGAAGGCGGCGCGCGGCGCGGACGGGCGGCTCTATCCCTGGGGCAACGGCGGCGAGGCGACCTTCGCGTGCGTGCTCGAGAGCCACGCGCGAAGGCCGTCGCGGCTGCCCGTGAGCGCGCATCCCTGCGACGAGAGCCCGTACGGCGCGCTGGGGCTCGCGGGGAACGTGCGCGACTACTGCCTGGAGGAGTGGCGGCGGCAGGGCCCGGAGGTCGCCGGCGATCGGCTCGTGATAGCGCCCGCGGCAGCGGAGAGCCCCGCGTTCCGGAGCGTGCGGGGCGGGGCGTGGATCAGCCCGATCACGCTCGCCCGGGCCGCGGGCCGCTTCGGGAACCGGGCATCGGACCGGCGTGCGACGATCGGCTTCCGCGTGGCGCGGCCGCTCCGCTGA
- a CDS encoding DUF969 domain-containing protein, translating into MLTFLGVAVVVVGFVARIHPLLVVAAAAIVTSLSAGMGLIEGISVLGKAFNDNRYVSLVWLVLPVIGLLERSGLQERARALISRVKTATTGRILLVYFAVRQLSAALGLTSLGGHAQMVRPLIAPMAEAVAENRYGPLPDRTRWLIRASAAAADNVALFFGEDIFLAIASILLIKAFLEQNGIFVEPLQLSVWAIPTAVLALLIHGTRLLLLDRRLHRDLARADAGKAPE; encoded by the coding sequence ATGCTCACGTTCCTCGGGGTCGCGGTCGTGGTCGTCGGCTTCGTGGCCCGGATCCATCCGCTCCTGGTCGTCGCGGCGGCCGCCATCGTGACAAGCCTCTCGGCGGGGATGGGCCTCATCGAGGGGATCTCCGTCCTGGGCAAGGCGTTCAACGACAACCGTTATGTGAGCCTTGTCTGGCTCGTCCTGCCGGTCATCGGCCTCCTGGAGCGCTCGGGCCTCCAGGAGCGGGCGCGCGCGCTGATCTCGCGGGTGAAGACGGCCACGACCGGGCGCATCCTGCTCGTGTACTTCGCGGTGCGGCAACTCAGCGCGGCGCTCGGCCTGACGTCGCTCGGCGGCCACGCGCAGATGGTCCGGCCGCTGATCGCGCCCATGGCCGAGGCCGTGGCGGAGAACCGGTACGGACCGCTGCCGGACAGGACGCGCTGGCTGATCCGCGCCTCGGCGGCGGCGGCCGACAACGTGGCGTTGTTCTTCGGAGAGGACATCTTCCTCGCCATCGCGTCGATCCTGCTGATCAAGGCGTTCCTCGAGCAGAACGGCATCTTCGTGGAGCCGCTCCAGCTGTCGGTCTGGGCCATCCCCACGGCGGTCCTGGCGCTCCTGATCCACGGGACTCGGCTCCTCCTGCTCGACCGGCGGCTCCATCGCGACCTCGCCCGCGCGGACGCGGGGAAGGCGCCCGAATGA
- a CDS encoding cytochrome P450: MSERVDIMTPAFRADPYTPYAVMRREAPVCQVDPGGMWAVSRYADVATVLRSPERFSSQGFRAAWQPAWVGHNPLASSILAMDGPDHARLRGLVSRAFGAPAIARIEQRARDLCERLAGRLDGEVDFIAAVAAPLPAFVISELLGLDHALEPRFKRWMDDLLSVTPEPASAEHAARVRATIAELDRYMADVIEARRRSPSDDLVSELARAGDLLGDREIIDLLVSILGGGLETTTHFLGSSMLLLAERPSELDRLRDSPHLIPRFIEEMMRYDGPTQSVPRLTTSDVALAGVTIPAGSLVLALVGSANRDELRFTDPDRFDLHRGQPSLTFGHGAHFCLGAALARMEAKVALEVLLPRIGEVTRAPGEIPYNRTLTVRGPVSLPLRFMPA; the protein is encoded by the coding sequence ATGAGCGAGCGCGTGGACATCATGACACCCGCCTTCCGGGCGGATCCTTATACGCCGTACGCTGTGATGCGCCGCGAGGCGCCGGTCTGCCAGGTCGATCCTGGCGGGATGTGGGCGGTGAGCCGGTACGCCGATGTCGCGACGGTGCTCCGGAGCCCGGAGCGGTTCTCGTCCCAGGGGTTCCGGGCCGCCTGGCAGCCGGCGTGGGTGGGGCACAACCCGCTCGCGAGCTCGATCCTGGCCATGGATGGCCCGGATCACGCGCGGCTCCGCGGCCTGGTGAGCCGGGCCTTCGGGGCGCCGGCGATCGCGCGCATCGAGCAGCGGGCCCGGGATCTGTGCGAGCGGCTCGCGGGCCGCCTCGACGGCGAGGTCGACTTCATCGCCGCGGTCGCGGCGCCGCTGCCGGCGTTCGTGATCAGCGAGCTGCTCGGGCTGGATCACGCGCTCGAGCCGCGCTTCAAGCGGTGGATGGACGACCTCCTGTCCGTGACGCCCGAGCCGGCGAGCGCCGAGCACGCCGCCCGCGTCCGCGCCACGATCGCGGAGCTCGACAGGTACATGGCCGACGTCATCGAGGCCCGCAGGCGATCGCCCTCCGACGACCTCGTGAGCGAGCTCGCCCGCGCCGGCGATCTCCTCGGCGACCGCGAGATCATCGATCTGCTGGTCAGCATCCTCGGCGGCGGCCTCGAGACCACGACCCACTTCCTCGGCAGCTCGATGCTCCTGCTCGCGGAGCGCCCCTCGGAGCTCGATCGGCTGCGCGACTCGCCGCATCTCATCCCGAGGTTCATCGAGGAGATGATGCGTTATGACGGCCCGACGCAGTCCGTCCCCCGGCTCACGACGTCGGACGTCGCGCTGGCCGGCGTGACGATCCCCGCGGGCTCGCTCGTGCTGGCCCTGGTCGGCTCGGCGAACCGCGACGAGCTGCGCTTCACGGATCCCGATCGGTTCGATCTGCACCGCGGGCAGCCGAGCCTGACCTTCGGGCACGGCGCGCACTTCTGCCTTGGCGCTGCGCTGGCCCGGATGGAAGCAAAGGTCGCGCTCGAGGTGCTGCTCCCGAGGATCGGCGAGGTGACCCGCGCGCCGGGCGAGATCCCCTACAACCGCACGCTCACCGTGCGCGGCCCCGTGTCGCTGCCGCTCCGCTTCATGCCGGCCTGA